One part of the Bacteroidota bacterium genome encodes these proteins:
- a CDS encoding tetratricopeptide repeat protein, translating into MLLVASCHLSDENKLKIAWHNLISRDNIWFHANEKVNAAFESMRTQNADNFEKILPVFPYGTAEQRKGLATEMDEVMKKCSKVISDHKISKWVDDCFYLLGEAQFLKNDYYAAIETFQYLNAKYKTSELRYPSSIWIMKSYVYAGRSDEAEAIVSYYKNEAKWPEKYQGELSAILGDIYIRQEKYKPAISRIRDAYTRTHKKSLKARYSFILGQLYQQTDRGDSATYFFKKCIKYNPNYDMAFSAKMNIAKSANLSDPSKKNQAKRLMKNLLRDDKNISYFDQIYYELGHIEEKDKNLPEAIKYYKLSALSSQKNNAQKSLSYLALADIYFAKPDYKNAQAYYDSTALFIPKNNKDYELIMEKKNVLGELVRNITTIKLQDSLLKLAAMDTNKLYRYLEKAIEDKKSQKEEVDNTLPLNNNTNTTSSGGSGFYFSNSSLVAIGVTEFNRKWGQRKNTDFWRVAAKARELADIQSNNLSTDNTSTLDTINIGQTPLASKASPEMKKMLAQIPFSDASKKSANNKISDAYAGNGDIYYDKLNDIEEAKESYLNLIDKYTSYEKLDRVLYKLYKISNTQNDSSQAEKYKKWLVGKFPKSPYTLLLTSPHKDYTPKETNKEVSNYYNTIYESYLKADYNSAKTQLGEVDKKFPGTSIKPKFDLLDAMIEAKTNNLTGYETKLKLVQSKYPNTAESEKADGLLKALEKLKKGEIDMGDTSAIKKDSADDKEKDKAIKKGSYQSKYSSRYFYVLLVPTSIPNPEEVKIKFSDHNSTKHTLEGLESKLLEFNTTYQLFRVNEFKLKETALKYLLEIDGKQTMLNEAGIKEVKHFIISDENFLELYNTKDYEGYIEFYNKNF; encoded by the coding sequence TTGCTGCTAGTAGCATCCTGCCATTTAAGCGATGAAAACAAGCTCAAAATTGCTTGGCATAATCTCATTTCACGCGATAATATTTGGTTTCATGCCAATGAAAAAGTGAATGCTGCATTTGAAAGTATGCGTACACAAAACGCAGACAATTTTGAAAAGATTTTGCCGGTTTTCCCTTATGGCACAGCCGAGCAACGCAAGGGTCTCGCCACCGAAATGGATGAGGTAATGAAGAAATGTTCGAAAGTGATATCCGATCATAAAATTAGCAAGTGGGTCGACGATTGCTTTTACTTGCTAGGTGAAGCTCAATTTTTGAAAAACGATTATTATGCAGCCATCGAAACATTTCAATACCTGAACGCCAAATACAAAACCAGCGAATTGCGTTATCCCTCCTCTATTTGGATTATGAAAAGCTATGTATATGCGGGCCGATCGGATGAGGCAGAAGCTATTGTGAGTTATTATAAGAACGAAGCAAAATGGCCCGAGAAATATCAAGGCGAACTGAGTGCTATTTTGGGGGATATATATATAAGGCAAGAAAAATACAAGCCAGCCATCAGCCGCATACGGGATGCATACACTAGAACTCATAAAAAATCTTTGAAGGCACGCTATAGCTTTATTTTGGGTCAATTATATCAACAAACCGACCGTGGAGATTCTGCTACCTATTTCTTCAAAAAATGTATTAAATACAATCCCAATTACGATATGGCATTTAGTGCCAAAATGAATATAGCAAAATCGGCAAACCTATCTGACCCCAGCAAAAAGAATCAGGCCAAAAGATTAATGAAAAATTTGTTGCGAGATGATAAGAACATCAGTTATTTCGACCAAATATACTATGAACTGGGACATATAGAGGAGAAGGACAAAAATTTACCTGAAGCCATCAAATATTATAAACTATCTGCACTTAGCAGTCAGAAGAATAATGCTCAGAAATCATTGTCATACCTTGCTTTGGCTGATATATATTTTGCCAAACCCGATTACAAAAATGCCCAGGCTTATTATGATAGTACCGCTTTATTTATACCCAAAAATAATAAAGATTATGAACTTATCATGGAGAAAAAAAATGTGTTGGGAGAATTGGTGCGGAATATCACCACCATTAAACTACAAGACAGTTTGCTAAAACTTGCGGCAATGGACACCAACAAACTATATCGTTATTTAGAAAAAGCCATTGAGGATAAAAAATCGCAAAAAGAAGAAGTGGACAATACTTTGCCCCTAAACAATAATACCAATACAACGAGTTCAGGTGGCAGCGGGTTTTATTTCAGCAACTCATCCTTGGTTGCTATAGGTGTTACAGAGTTCAACCGCAAATGGGGTCAACGCAAGAACACTGACTTTTGGCGGGTAGCTGCTAAGGCACGAGAATTAGCGGACATTCAAAGCAATAATCTATCAACTGACAATACCTCAACACTTGATACCATTAATATTGGGCAAACGCCATTGGCTTCAAAAGCATCGCCCGAAATGAAAAAAATGCTGGCACAAATACCTTTTAGCGATGCTTCAAAAAAATCGGCCAATAATAAAATAAGTGACGCTTATGCTGGCAATGGCGATATTTATTACGACAAGTTGAACGATATTGAAGAGGCCAAAGAAAGCTATTTGAATTTGATTGACAAATACACCAGCTACGAAAAACTAGATAGGGTATTATATAAACTATATAAAATTAGCAATACACAAAACGACTCTTCACAAGCAGAAAAATATAAAAAATGGCTTGTTGGAAAATTCCCTAAAAGCCCTTATACACTCCTATTAACAAGTCCGCACAAAGACTACACACCAAAAGAAACCAATAAAGAAGTTTCGAATTATTATAATACTATTTATGAATCATATTTAAAAGCTGATTATAATAGTGCGAAAACACAACTTGGTGAAGTTGACAAGAAATTTCCGGGCACCAGTATCAAACCCAAGTTCGATCTACTAGATGCCATGATTGAGGCCAAAACAAACAACCTAACTGGTTACGAAACCAAACTAAAACTGGTACAAAGTAAATATCCAAATACGGCTGAATCGGAAAAAGCAGATGGATTATTGAAGGCATTGGAGAAATTAAAAAAAGGAGAGATTGATATGGGAGACACCTCTGCCATTAAAAAGGACAGTGCTGACGATAAAGAAAAAGACAAGGCTATTAAAAAAGGGAGCTACCAAAGTAAATATTCGTCGCGTTATTTTTATGTGTTATTGGTGCCCACCAGTATCCCCAACCCAGAAGAAGTGAAAATAAAATTTTCTGACCACAATTCCACCAAACACACACTGGAAGGGCTTGAGAGTAAGTTATTAGA